One Acidiferrobacter thiooxydans DNA window includes the following coding sequences:
- the ilvC gene encoding ketol-acid reductoisomerase, whose protein sequence is MQVYYEKDADLSLIRKKKVAIIGYGSQGHAHANNLKDSGVDVVVGLRAGSPSAAKATRAGLTVKPVEEAVKDADLVMILAPDELQAGIYEKMEPHLKKGVALAFAHGFSIHFGRIKPRADMDVIMIAPKGPGHLVRSTFTQNGGVPCLIAVSQDASGQGQALALSYAAAIGGARAGVIATTFKEETETDLFGEQAVLCGGVTSLVQAGFETLTEAGYAPEMAYFECLHELKLIVDLMYEGGIANMRYSISNTAEYGDLTRGPRVVNEATKAEMKRILGEIQSGQFAREWVAENETGGKRFPELRAKAAQHPIEAVGERLRGMMPWIGANKIVDKEKN, encoded by the coding sequence ATGCAAGTGTATTACGAAAAGGACGCCGACCTTAGCCTCATTCGCAAGAAGAAGGTGGCGATCATAGGCTATGGTTCGCAAGGCCATGCGCATGCCAACAACCTCAAGGACTCCGGTGTCGATGTGGTGGTGGGCTTGCGTGCGGGTTCGCCCTCGGCCGCCAAGGCGACGCGTGCGGGGCTTACCGTAAAGCCCGTGGAAGAGGCCGTCAAGGACGCGGACCTGGTCATGATCCTGGCCCCCGACGAGTTGCAGGCCGGGATCTACGAGAAGATGGAGCCGCACCTGAAAAAAGGCGTGGCGCTGGCCTTCGCGCACGGCTTTAGCATCCATTTCGGGCGCATAAAGCCCCGCGCGGACATGGATGTCATCATGATAGCCCCCAAGGGTCCGGGTCATCTGGTACGCTCCACCTTTACCCAAAACGGCGGTGTCCCCTGCCTTATCGCGGTGAGTCAGGACGCCTCCGGCCAGGGCCAGGCGTTGGCGCTCTCATATGCCGCGGCCATCGGCGGGGCGCGTGCCGGCGTCATCGCCACCACCTTCAAGGAAGAGACCGAGACCGATCTGTTCGGGGAGCAGGCGGTGCTGTGTGGCGGCGTGACCTCGTTGGTGCAGGCCGGTTTCGAGACCCTGACCGAGGCCGGCTATGCCCCGGAGATGGCCTATTTCGAGTGCCTGCACGAACTGAAGCTGATCGTGGACCTCATGTATGAGGGCGGTATCGCCAACATGCGGTATTCGATATCGAATACCGCCGAGTACGGCGATCTCACGCGCGGTCCGCGGGTCGTGAACGAGGCGACCAAGGCCGAGATGAAGCGCATCCTGGGCGAGATCCAGTCAGGTCAGTTCGCGCGCGAGTGGGTGGCCGAAAACGAGACCGGTGGCAAGCGCTTCCCGGAGTTGCGCGCCAAGGCCGCCCAACATCCGATCGAGGCGGTCGGCGAGCGCCTGCGCGGCATGATGCCGTGGATCGGGGCCAACAAGATCGTCGACAAAGAGAAAAATTGA